The following nucleotide sequence is from Trifolium pratense cultivar HEN17-A07 linkage group LG2, ARS_RC_1.1, whole genome shotgun sequence.
ATAAGGTGGAGCATAATAAGCACCTGGCGCTGGCGCACGGTAGCCGGGCTCTCTAATTGTTACCTTAACATCAACTTTACCTTGTGGTCTTCCTGACGGTCTTTTGAGCTTGAGGGATCGGCTAGTGCGCTCGCCGATCCCAACATCGTCGAGAATTTCGACTAATTTGAGTTTAGCCGAGCCAATGAGTGGCTTGGTATCTGGCTCTGAGCCGGCGTGAACGATGTCGATGTAAAGACTAAGATCTTCAATTGGTTGTGGTGGTAAAGGGATGATGAGAGTTTGATCCCAATTAGCTTCTGTGTCGCCGTTTTCATCTACTTTGGTTGAGAATTTGTTCTTTGGATCTATCCATACGACGGCGTATGGTTTGTTTGAGCCGTTACGCCAGTTCACGTTTTTGAGTCCATGGGCTGATGAAAGGTTCACTTCAGCTTCATAGCGTGATGCCATTTGTTTTTATATGTTTGTGTTTTGAGTTTGTGAATTTGATGAACTTTGGTGTCTAAAAATGGTTTTATAGGTGAAGAATGAGAATGgagatttgtttttttagtcCTAAGTTTTCTGTTTAATCACAAAGTTGCCATTTATATATTACATGAACCAAAATCATCtccattttctattatttttatttttgtcattacaaaagtttttaaatattaaagtgcgtaaaaaatttatttatcttttactaAATAAACAATATTAGATTATTTGGTGATTTGTATAAATTAATAGAGTATATGATGCAATACGAAATTTAAAATCACTAAAACTAAAATAGATGATTTAGGGAACAAACTCATAATATTCGGATTTGTGACATTGATGACACTGGAATCATTGATTGGATCTGCGGTAGATAGAACATAATCCTTcaacctaaaataaatgaacAACTTCACCAAGATAA
It contains:
- the LOC123906135 gene encoding uncharacterized protein LOC123906135, coding for MASRYEAEVNLSSAHGLKNVNWRNGSNKPYAVVWIDPKNKFSTKVDENGDTEANWDQTLIIPLPPQPIEDLSLYIDIVHAGSEPDTKPLIGSAKLKLVEILDDVGIGERTSRSLKLKRPSGRPQGKVDVKVTIREPGYRAPAPGAYYAPPYGVPPPQASSRDYNYNYNSSAPVYGDPYGAPQQNYGYSAAPPGGYPYNAGPQTAGFGSGYGSQTTSYGQGSSYGYGQVEEKKKSKFGGMGTGLAVGAVAGVLGGVALVEGAEYLEDKIADDAADKVEDDLGYDDGGYDGDDF